One segment of Daphnia magna isolate NIES linkage group LG2, ASM2063170v1.1, whole genome shotgun sequence DNA contains the following:
- the LOC116917626 gene encoding kinesin-like protein KIF2A, with protein sequence MDRVFVGLNVDIKRTDRRIHPAKISCLNALNRTVTVEWLENGETKAKEIEIEIILALNPHLIVGSLDGTPATKSTPKNVSRRTTTGSKNGTSSNVRDSHTPQNPMKSSSTPKLSVIPSPGEQGTHLTPGLPNFHIRTQPSMANARRRTNPIKEVERLEKNREERKIRNAESREEKKTLMKKDPGNVNWEFSAMIKEFCASLDYHPIRDTDFLDRGNADPQITVCVRKRPMNKKEVDIKEVDIVSVPDKQRIILHEPKLKVDLTKYLENQQFRFDFAFDENCNNEVVYHCTARPLVRTIFEGGMATCFAYGQTGSGKTHTMGGEFLGKNQNCGNGIYVLTATDVFKKILQPKYRDLQLKVSASFFEIYSGKVFDLLNGKAKLRVLEDGKQQVQVVGLSEKTVDSVDQVLDLIRHGSRMRTSGQTAANANSSRSHAVFQIILRAGAGSRLHGKFSLVDLAGNERGADTNSSDRQTRMEGSEINKSLLALKECIRALGRRGSHLPFRASKLTQVLKDSFVGEKSRTCMIAMISPGMSSCEHSLNTLRYADRVKELAVDSGDPREDEPNLLKSSPSVSEPNLQLITEEEEELSAELYSFHEAAFRLQEMEEDVVEGHRNLLENFPKWHQTVAKLIELPDQIDFDLEAYVLRMSTVLAEFEDDISSVKTKFTQARKELGIDDVDNHRPKMLHHPRSLAYNGNQLREAERCE encoded by the exons ATGGATCGAGTATTTGTGGGGTTAAATGTTGATATAAAACGGACGGATC GTCGAATTCATCCAGCTAAAATAAGTTGCTTGAATGCCTTAAATCGTACTGTAACAGTAGAATGGCTCGAGAATGGGGAAACTAAAGCTAAAGAg ATTGAAATAGAAATTATACTTGCGCTTAATCCACATCTAATCGTGGGATCGTTGGATGGCACGCCGGCCACCAAGTCCACACCGAAAAACGTG TCTCGGAGGACAACGACAGGCTCGAAAAATGGAACTTCTTCAAATGTACGAGATTCTCATACTCCTCAAA ATCCTATGAAATCAAGTAGTACTCCAAAATTATCAGTTATCCCATCACCTGGAGAACAGGGCACCCATTTGACTCCTGGATTACCTAATTTTCATATTAGAACCCAACCTTCCATGGCTAATG CTCGACGTCGTACCAACCCTATCAAAGAAGTGGAGAGGTTAGAAAAAAAccgtgaagaaagaaaaatacgtAATGCAGAATCaagagaggaaaagaaaacattgatgAAAAAAGATCCAGGAAATGTGAACTGGGAATTTTCAGCCATGATTAA AGAATTCTGTGCATCATTAGATTATCATCCCATCAGAGATACAGACTTTCTTGATAGAGGCAATGCTGATCCCCAAATTACTGTTTGTGTACGTAAAAGACCCatgaacaaaaaagaagttgatATAAAGGAGGTTGATATAGTTTCTGTGCCAGATAAGCAGAGGATTATACTTCATGAACCCAAATTAAAG GTTGATTTGACCAAATATTTAGAAAACCAGCAATTTCGTTTTGATTTTGCATTTGATGAAAATTGTAATAACGAAGTTGTCTATCACTGCACCGCACGACCGTTGGTCAGAACAATTTTCGAAGGAGGCATGGCGACTTGTTTTGCTTACGGGCAAACTGGGAGTGGAAAAACGCATACTATGGGGGGAGAGTTTCTT GGGAAAAATCAGAATTGTGGTAACGGAATTTATGTTTTGACCGCAAccgatgtttttaaaaaaattctacagCCAAAATACCGTGATCTTCAACTTAAAGTGTCGGCATCGTTTTTCGAAATCTATTCGGGAAAA GTTTTTGATCTATTGAATGGAAAAGCTAAGTTACGGGTATTGGAAGACGGAAAGCAACAGGTCCAAGTAGTGGGATTAAGTGAAAAAACCGTCGATTCCGTCGATCAGGTGCTGGATCTCATCCGCCATGGTAGTCGAATGAGGACTAGTGGACAAACAGCGGCAAATGCAAATTCT TCCCGTTCTCATGCCGTCTTTCAAATAATTCTGCGTGCTGGGGCTGGTTCTCGTCTTCACGGAAAGTTTTCGCTCGTTGATCTTGCAGGAAACGAACGAGGAGCAGATACGAATTCTTCAGATAGACAGACTA GAATGGAGGGATCCGAAATTAATAAGTCTCTCTTGGCCTTGAAAGAATGTATCAGGGCCCTTGGACGACGGGGATCGCATCTTCCCTTCCGCGCTTCCAAGTTAACTCAAGTGTTAAAAGATTCTTTCGTAGGAGAGAAATCTAGAACTTGCATG ATCGCAATGATAAGTCCCGGGATGTCCTCCTGCGAGCATTCTCTTAATACACTCAGGTACGCTGATCGCGTGAAAGAGCTCGCTGTGGATTCCGGCGATCCTCGAGAAGATGAACCAAATCTGTTAAAGTCAAGCCCATCAGTCTCGGAACCTAATCTACAACTAATAACC gaagaggaagaagaactTTCGGCCGAATTGTATTCCTTCCATGAAGCGGCATTTAGATTGCAAGAAATGGAGGAAGATGTGGTTGAAGGCCATCGTAATTTGCTTGAAAATTTTCCGAAATGGCATCAAACGGTTGCCAAGTTAATTGAACTTCCCGATCAAATCGATTTTGACCTTGAAG CGTACGTTTTGAGGATGTCTACTGTATTGGCCGAATTTGAAGACGACATTTCgtctgtaaaaacaaaatttacccAAGCTCGTAAAGAGTTAGGAATAGACGATGTAGATAATCATCGACCAAAGATGCTTCACCACCCGAGGTCACTGGCATACAATGGAAATCAGTTACGAGAAGCGGAACGTTGCGAATGA
- the LOC116917629 gene encoding uncharacterized protein LOC116917629 isoform X2 codes for MNASPSLLFVVVPKPVEQLSKQLQSKMVDPVVLQTLIDFSIRYWKGEEICNSEWENVMKESYLPLTLLEELFSGMLNLIFAVFRIPEKLFIPKLVCDELIQLGFKMEQAEHITNLKTTSKPDIPSFMKLHGVKWRIDVTISTSNVCRILEPWILMEFNLSSVGPKTIHIPLTQFHSLRYQVASCLTQLNKLSV; via the exons ATGAACGCATCACCCAGTTTATTGTTTGTGGTGGTTCCCAAACCTGTTGAGCAACTATCCAAACAACTACAGTCGAAAATGGTTGACCCTGTAGTTCTCCAGACCCTGATTGATT TTTCAATTCGTTACTGGAAAGGTGAAGAGATATGCAACAGTGAATGGGAGAATGTCATGAAAGAATCATACCTTCCTCTAACACTTTTGGAGGAGCTCTTCTCTGGAATGCTGAATCTAATTTTTGCAGTTTTTCGAATTCCTGAAAAATTATTCATTCCAAAATTAGTTTGTGATGAACTAATCCAGCTTGG ATTTAAAATGGAACAAGCTGAGCACATCACAAATCTAAAAACTACTTCAAAGCCTGATATACCAAGTTTTATGAAGCTTCATGGTGTAAAGTGGAGAATTGATGTTACCATATCAACAAG cAATGTGTGCCGGATACTGGAACCTTGGATTTTGATGGAATTTAATTTAAGCTCAGTAGGCCCAAAAACAATTCATATTCCTTTAACACAGTTTCATAGTCTACGATATCAAGTGGCTTCGTGCTTAACTCAGTTAAACAAGCTTTCAGTTTAG
- the LOC116917629 gene encoding uncharacterized protein LOC116917629 isoform X1 — MLTTVSNTMNASPSLLFVVVPKPVEQLSKQLQSKMVDPVVLQTLIDFSIRYWKGEEICNSEWENVMKESYLPLTLLEELFSGMLNLIFAVFRIPEKLFIPKLVCDELIQLGFKMEQAEHITNLKTTSKPDIPSFMKLHGVKWRIDVTISTSNVCRILEPWILMEFNLSSVGPKTIHIPLTQFHSLRYQVASCLTQLNKLSV, encoded by the exons ATGTTAACAACAGTAAGCAACACAATGAACGCATCACCCAGTTTATTGTTTGTGGTGGTTCCCAAACCTGTTGAGCAACTATCCAAACAACTACAGTCGAAAATGGTTGACCCTGTAGTTCTCCAGACCCTGATTGATT TTTCAATTCGTTACTGGAAAGGTGAAGAGATATGCAACAGTGAATGGGAGAATGTCATGAAAGAATCATACCTTCCTCTAACACTTTTGGAGGAGCTCTTCTCTGGAATGCTGAATCTAATTTTTGCAGTTTTTCGAATTCCTGAAAAATTATTCATTCCAAAATTAGTTTGTGATGAACTAATCCAGCTTGG ATTTAAAATGGAACAAGCTGAGCACATCACAAATCTAAAAACTACTTCAAAGCCTGATATACCAAGTTTTATGAAGCTTCATGGTGTAAAGTGGAGAATTGATGTTACCATATCAACAAG cAATGTGTGCCGGATACTGGAACCTTGGATTTTGATGGAATTTAATTTAAGCTCAGTAGGCCCAAAAACAATTCATATTCCTTTAACACAGTTTCATAGTCTACGATATCAAGTGGCTTCGTGCTTAACTCAGTTAAACAAGCTTTCAGTTTAG
- the LOC116917627 gene encoding GATOR complex protein NPRL3 yields the protein MDINPLAVILVENGSKGDRLLFRFPYETQITPNYSKRTRTKQLQTPYSQGSAEDMPKTNKAYSSTISGSVHSFPSKVLSNLFAVKSELCGKKFEIKINDIRFVGHPLLVYHQGEGKCSTSNQESILSFNVVFALKASASHAIVDCYHEVSKRIAAALWHEERRVAYLSEEAKLMTSTQDEVSSDLPDDPLDVPYHLILQRSQLARDLRRVYEDLQTSGKIHLRINRWILVSCCLPQKIYNLLDPGLVIEPADIHACMEALRPYHAILLLGDKEKVINNLPLDSSPALKRLINLANPLKSLQTLAADADLTLSHVFQLVGHMLYFGHATIIYPLCDSNVYVLAGSANTSPQSKLADVFSETFTSTCLIQIMSEFSVPVSLSQRRNPLATSEQESEEIQIIIWMLQHHLLIQLHTYVQIVVDDMHPRLFNRGSFRSAKTTRVTFASRQSTPDELNAGSSLIRMPSDSDMASVVSDEALSSPPSHKSIGSKATWSTIHLASLSNAEREAVLQVDAAANSEDMDLFARLCKYFRGKHHLEEIMYLENVRRSNLLHLIDKFRTILVTFEHEDSACSVFYKNSTT from the exons ATGGATATAAACCCTTTAGCGGTTATATTGG TTGAAAATGGTAGCAAAGGAGATCGTCTACTGTTTCGCTTTCCTTATGAAACGCAAATCACACCTAACTACTCAAAGCGAACACGCACAA AGCAACTACAAACTCCATACAGTCAGGGCAGTGCTGAAGATATGCCTAAAACAAATAAAGCATATTCTAGTACAATCAGTGGAAGTGTTCACAGCTTCCCCAGCAAA GTTTTATCAAATTTGTTTGCTGTGAAATCAGAACTATGTGGAAAGAAGTtcgaaataaaaatcaatGACATTCGTTTTGTTGGTCATCCCCTTCTTGTTTACCACCAGGGGGAAGGAAAATGTTCTACTTCCAATCAAGAATCTATTTTGTCTTTCAATGTGGTATTTGCACTTAAG GCCTCTGCAAGTCATGCAATAGTGGATTGCTATCATGAAGTTAGCAAGAGAATAGCCGCAGCCCTTTGGCATGAAGAACGTAGGGTGGCATATTTGAGTGAAGAAGCCAAACTGATGACATCTACCCAAGATGAGGTGTCATCCGATTTACCCGACGATCCTTTAGACGTGCCATATCACTTAATTTTACAGCGAAGTCAGCTTGCGCGTGACTTGCGACGTGTTTACGAGGATTTACAAACTTCTGGGAAGATACATTTGCGGATTAACCGATGGATCCTGGTCAGCTGCTGCTTACCGCAAAAAATCTATAATCTTCTTGATCCTGGGCTTGTAATCGAGCCGGCTGACATCCATGCCTGTATGGAAGCATTGAGACCGTACCATGCCATATTGTTGCTTggagacaaagaaaaagttaTTAACAATTTACCTCTTGATTCGTCGCCAGCATTGAAGCGACTGATAAATCTCGCAAATCCCCTAAAAAGTTTACAAACCTTGGCAGCCGATGCCGATTTGACACTATCGCACGTCTTTCAACTCGTGGGCCACATGCTGTATTTCGGTCATGCAACCATTATTTATCCACTTTGTGATAGCAATGTGTACGTCCTTGCGGGCAGCGCCAACACCTCACCACAATCAAAACTAGCTGATGTCTTTTCGGAAACATTTACTAGCACTTGTTTAATTCAAATTATGTCCGAATTTTCGGTCCCCGTGTCACTGAGCCAGAGAAGAAATCCACTAGCCACATCAGAGCAAGAATCGGAAGAGATTCAAATTATCATTTGGATGCTGCAACACCATTTACTAATACAACTGCACACCTACGTACAAATAGTTGTCGACGATATGCATCCGAGATTATTTAACAGAGGCTCGTTTCGAAGTGCCAAAACG ACGCGGGTGACATTTGCAAGTCGCCAATCAACTCCAGATGAACTGAATGCAGGATCCAGTTTAATTAGAATGCCAAGCGATAGCGATATGGCCTCCGTAGTCAGTGATGAGGCGTTATCCAGTCCACCCTCACATAAGAGTATTGGTAGTAAAGCTACGTGGTCAACTATCCATTTAGCGTCACTGAGTAATGCGGAGAGGGAGGCCGTCCTTCAAGTTGACGCTGCTGCAAATTCCGAAGATATGGACCTTTTTGCCAG attgTGTAAGTATTTTCGCGGTAAACATCATCTAGAAGAAATCATGTACCTAGAAAATGTTCGTAGGTCGAACCTTCTACACCTCATTGACAAGTTCCGGACAATCCTTGTTACATTCGAACATGAAGATTCAGCTTGTTCTGTTTTCTATAAGAATTCCACAACTTAA
- the LOC116917630 gene encoding uncharacterized protein LOC116917630 encodes MLAIRNIRRFVCLRTKEIEIRNQKRRTVMQSVSDKTNKPPEDPNVPLSFSKSKAAKWSAKDSFSGRNISDDSPWYQPFVISASIAAILLWYCVLREENDVDKELGKTLYGRVDGMERKQLELALKYNNPGVDTVAIRKRLDELDSNG; translated from the exons ATGTTGGCCATAAGAAATATTAGAAGATTCGTCTGTTTAAGAacgaaagaaattgaaatcagAAATCAGAAAAGGAG GACTGTTATGCAATCTGTTTCTGACAAAACCAATAAGCCGCCGGAAGATCCCAATGTACCGTTGAgcttttcaaagtcaaaggCTGCTAAGTGGTCTGCTAAGGATTCATTTAGTGGGCGAAATATTTCTGATGATTCACCATGGTATCAGCCCTTTGTCATTTCAGCTAGCATTGCAGCCATATTGCTATGGTATTGTGTCCTGAGAGAAGAAAATGATGTTGATAAAGAACTTGGTAAAACTTTGTACGGAAGAGTTGATGgcatggaaagaaaacaactggAACTGGCATTGAAGTACAATAATCCAGGAGTGGACACAGTAGCAATCAGGAAAAGACTTGATGAGTTGGATTCCAATGGTTAA